The Ananas comosus cultivar F153 linkage group 2, ASM154086v1, whole genome shotgun sequence genome contains a region encoding:
- the LOC109706891 gene encoding probable prolyl 4-hydroxylase 9 isoform X2 — MIPFSAAPTKENKGRSLWLLLVRAKLGLPIVVLSFSIFFLVGFFGSTLLSPDASEEAFPRERLTEVNGEVESEWPAMPYGDTGDPRPISIPFQEMNCC; from the exons atgatccCCTTCTCCGCGGCGCCCACGAAGGAGAACAAGGGTCGATCGCTGTGGCTCCTCCTCGTGCGCGCGAAGCTTGGGCTCCCTATCGTTGTCCTatccttctccatcttcttcctcgtcgGCTTCTTCGGATCCACGCTGCTATCGCCG GATGCTTCGGAGGAGGCTTTCCCGCGAGAAAGGTTGACGGAAGTGAACGGGGAAGTGGAGTCCGAGTGGCCCGCGATGCCCTACGGGGATACGGGGGATCCTCGCCCTATTTCGATTCCTTTCCAG GAAATGAATTGCTGTTGA
- the LOC109724340 gene encoding uncharacterized protein LOC109724340 — MFKKFNPPLFDGEKVELWMVESWIDSMETLFESLYILEKDKVHLATHCLERSTKVWWRRVKRDRSSDLPPLVWEEFRGLMFTNYFPDSVKKKLQDQFRKLRQGNRSVGEFEREFSHIIDYVPDVVRDDKDRADWFERGLRPDIYKAVHILKLTTFVEVLDRAIWAEHGNAYVRVEREASEKDRGKKRAPSGSGGQPKSKKTPKYPRTQSKGRGTTRCVICGEDHQPMHCDQCEGKCFRCGQVGHFSRHCPGRALPAPSVASAPATSR, encoded by the coding sequence ATGTTCAAGAAGTTTAATCCGCCATTGTTTGATGGGGAGAAAGTCGAGCTGTGgatggtggagtcgtggattgactcgatggagaccctcttTGAGAGTCTTTACAttttggagaaggacaaggtgcacCTTGCCACACATTGTTTGGAGAGATCGACAAAGgtgtggtggaggagggtcaagCGGGATCGGtcttccgaccttccgccgttggtgtgggaggagtttcggggattgatGTTCACTAATTATTTCCCCGATAGTGTGAAGAAGAAACTTCAAGATCAATTTCGGAAGCTGAGGCAAGGAAACCGCTCGGTGGGAGAATttgagcgggagttttctcacATCATTGACTACGTCCCCGATGTGGTACGGGACGACAAGGATAGGGCGGATTGGTTCGAACGTGGACTTCGGCCGGATATCTATAAGGCGGTGCATATTCTCAAGCTCACAACCTTTGTGGAGGTGTTAGATCGGGCGATATGGGCAGAGCATGGTAATGCCTACGTCCGTGTTGAGCGTGAGGCATCCGAGAAAGACAGAGGAAAGAAGCGAGCTCCGAGTGGTTCGGGAGGTCAGCCGAAATCCAAGAAGAccccgaagtacccgcgaacGCAGTCTAAAGGTCGTGGGACTACGCGGTGCGTCATTTGTGGCGAAGACCATCAACCGATGCATTGTGATCAATGCGAGGGGAAATGCTTCAGGTGTGGTCAGGTGGGACACTTTAGCCGTCACTGCCCGGGAAGGGCCTTGCCTGCCCCATCGGTTGCATCGGCTCCGGCGACTTCGAGATAG
- the LOC109724350 gene encoding uncharacterized protein LOC109724350 yields MSTTIPTPSAQHSEKRLTDSSIQSPQQKWHKTFAIKFRSQPSSAPCASTEDLSSAEVPSATISAEELVSFRPTDQILTEVYLQPISINSSSFSHSSIGSPTLSPAIKQLKKASIGKIPHSHFALALRKAISYAERQARRVAHLDKKPEEERKRAEKGKKN; encoded by the exons ATg TCGACGACTATTCCTACTCCATCGGCCCAACATTCAGAGAAGCGGCTGACAGATTCTTCAATTCAATCGCCGCAACAAAAATGGCATAAAACTTTCGCAATAAAATTTCGTTCTCAACCTTCATCTGCTCCTTGTGCTTCGACCGAGGACCTATCTTCAGCAGAGGTTCCCTCGGCTACAATTTCGGCCGAGGAATTGGTGTCTTTTCGGCCTACTGATCAAATATTGACCGAGGTTTATCTTCAGCCTATCTCAATcaattcctcttctttttctcattcttcAATTGGATCACCCACGTTATCCCCTGCAATCAAACAGCTAAAAAAAGCTTCCATTGGAAAAATCCCACATTCTCACTTTGCTTTAGCCCTAAGGAAAGCGATTTCTTATGCTGAAAGGCAAGCCCGTCGGGTGGCTCACCTTGACAAGAAGCCGGAGGAAGAGAGAAAACGAgcagaaaaaggtaaaaaaaattaa
- the LOC109706891 gene encoding probable prolyl 4-hydroxylase 9 isoform X1, which yields MIPFSAAPTKENKGRSLWLLLVRAKLGLPIVVLSFSIFFLVGFFGSTLLSPDASEEAFPRERLTEVNGEVESEWPAMPYGDTGDPRPISIPFQVLRIVYQPQAIFRIRPINRCSATIAGNELLLK from the exons atgatccCCTTCTCCGCGGCGCCCACGAAGGAGAACAAGGGTCGATCGCTGTGGCTCCTCCTCGTGCGCGCGAAGCTTGGGCTCCCTATCGTTGTCCTatccttctccatcttcttcctcgtcgGCTTCTTCGGATCCACGCTGCTATCGCCG GATGCTTCGGAGGAGGCTTTCCCGCGAGAAAGGTTGACGGAAGTGAACGGGGAAGTGGAGTCCGAGTGGCCCGCGATGCCCTACGGGGATACGGGGGATCCTCGCCCTATTTCGATTCCTTTCCAG GTTTTGCGCATAGTTTACCAACCTCAAGCAATTTTTCGAATCCGTCCAATTAATAGGTGCTCTGCCACTATTGCCG GAAATGAATTGCTGTTGAAATAG